ggtggaaaccagctaaaccaaaaACATCGATGTCATTGCAGCCTTCAGGGTATACTGGTAGTCTCTTGGCAGAAAGCAGGAGCTGGCTGCCCCCTACTGGCCTGCTGGAGAACACAAACTGACAAAGTGGATTATGCATTGTAGGATCCTTTCCATACTACACTTGTGCTTAAAACACACGCAAATGAAGGCACTAGCCAACTGCTTTGAGACGCTTCTTCAAAaactttcaaaaaaaaaaaaaataaaaaagttccTCATATGCTGAAGTAACAAACGGTGCCCTAAAATAGGACAGCAAGCTGCAAATTTCCCTATGGTCTGTGCTGGCTGGCATTTATAGGGCACAGGTTTGTGTTCTTTTGATGATGACGACAAGTATGGTGTCTTGCAAGACCGGACACAATAGCTTTGATCAGTAGGGAAAAAAAGGCATGATTACCACCGCTGATTACACGAGATGTGTGTCACTGCATCTTTATTTCCACGTTTTGCATCACTAGCCCATGGTTATGTATTCTGCTTGTCCAGCAGTTATCAGACTTGGCTGTGCATTGGGAGTGTTCGAGGTCCATGCTCTCTTCATCTTCCCAGCTGGAGCTCTGGCTCTACTCTTGAGGAGAGGAGTCCAGTGTAGTTCTGTGTGCAGAGGAGCCAGCTGGCAGGAAGAGGACGGGATTGCGGCTGTGGATTTGCTGATTTacgaagcagcagcagcacacaatGTAGGCAGTGGAACCAGGATGAAACCCAAAGTCCTTGGTCCTGGCGGAGTCCTGACATGCTCGAGCCGTTTAGTTTTACTGAGAGGTGCGACAGCCTAAGAGCTTGGCCCAAAACAAGCATGCAAGCAACTTTGGagggaaataaaataaatacatccaAGACTTAAAAACCAAAAAGAATTATTACAgcattacttaaaaaaaaaaaaaacacttttctgtcttcttttcttgtgttatacatatattttatatatataaatatatatatatatatatatatttatatgtacttGTATATTTTGCCATCACTCTCTCTTTGCTGGGCTGCTGGAAAGGGCAGGACTAGACAGTCTGTTCGGGCTGAACTAATGACATGCTGCAGGGACAAGAAAGGCTGAGAGAGGGCTTGTCTTGTCCATCTTTCCCGATAGTGTTGTGCAGAGGGGCGCAAATGCCTTCCTCTTTCACTTTATCACAGTCTCTCTTTTCATAATCTCGTTCTCTCTGTCTGGCAGAGGCGCCGAGAGGTTAGCAGGACAGGCTGGAGGCGGAGTGGAGCACAGCATAGGCTGGTGAAGTGCCCTCAGTTTGACTGGAGACAGGGAATGTCCACAGCGCTACTTCTTATCTGGTTGGAGTAAGAGAAGAATGCAGGGAACAGAGAAatcacaagaaatcacatgagaAATCACAAAAAGTGTTTGTGCTTATGTTTTTATAATGCTGTTATGCAGACTGTACAGTTCACGTGAGTATTAAAGCACATTAAACTATTACATTTGACTATTCTGGCATGTTCACATGTGCTTGCTCATGCTAAAAATGACATGACTTCACCTTTACTCTCCCCAGTGTCTCCGGACAACCCTGTTTGCCTTTGCCTTAACAGGCTGTAATACCGGCTCTCCACCTCCTGAAACAGAGTTAATAACCTTGTCAACACTCAATTTTCTTTCAGCTTATGCAgagtttcctgtgtgtgtgtgtgtgtgtgtgtgtgtgtgtgtgtgtgtgtgtgtgtgtgtgtgtgtgtgtgtgtgtgtgtgtgtgtgtgtgtgtacagacagACCTTGAGGTGGTTGAGGTTGGCCTGCAGGGCACGCAGGTGTGTTAGGACCTGTCGACTGAGACGACATGTGCTCTCCACAGAGGCAGAGGAGAACCTGAGGCTGATTCCCGAGTCAGCAGCACAGCTTTGGGACAAACCTAGCTCCATTCCCCCAACATGTACATCATCATCAGTACTGCTCTCCCTGGATCCACCGTAGCCCTCCAGCACCAGATAACCAGCTgtttcacagacacacagacataaGCATGTGGACAGACACTGCACAACTGAAACAACTGGCAATTGCAGTTGTGGCTCATCAACCAAcaattttttaaaggttttaaaatgtctttatttttgcactggagctatgagccTTACATAGCTAACATGGTACATGTTTTTACTTCATCAAATAACCGTATTGAGTTATAAGGTCATCTCACATGGACAGTATGCAACACTTTTATATTACTTCATAATTAAGATAAAAAATAagtgctaatattaaaaatccttttctattttttttaacaatgggtattcttaaaaaaatgtgttcttAAATATTGTCTTAACCTTAAAATCTCCCACACTGGTCTTAGAGTTCAGGATATAAACATCTAATATCTTTAAAACATCTAAAAGTTTAAATAGCTGAATTATTGTCTAATTTCACCGTTTCCTCTATTTTTAAATGCTTAGTTTGATTctgtttttctccattttgcTCAGCTTTAGATGCAGCATAAAAGGCATCGTTGCCACTGGTGTACATAAGAAAACAATGAGGACTCTTATGAACTTCTAAGAGTTCGGGATATTTGGAATCTTTTTTTGAAAACTCTCCCGAGTCCAGCTCCGAACCGCCAAAGCAGGTTCTTTAGACTACTGGAAGTTTCAGTAGCAGGCGCTTACCACAGTCTTCGGAACCCTCATAGAAGCCTGTGTCGCCTAAAGCAGCATCCTGCGCCCTGCAGGCTGAACGGCCAGAGCTGTGCTCCACTGGCGTGCGCAGAGACGTTGTCCTGAGAAGACGTCCACCAGGTGGCCTCCCCAGCCTCTCTCCGTCGTCGTGTGCCATCAGCTGGGTCAACAGCACCTGCTTCAGTGCAGCCACTGACAGGGCAGATcagaacacacaaacatgaaGGATTCTTACATCTTCAAAACAAGTCCCTACAAGGCACTTTGCTATTCTCATACTTCCCTGAAGCACTCCACATCTCTGGTGCTTTGTTCTAGATCCCTCTGGAGCTGTGCTTGCATTGTCTCAACAGCATTTTGTTGTGCACATGGTGTAGtattttgcattatttataaaaatgtgtgtgtgggcgggcatgcacacagattttatttatttattttaatgctaCTCACAGGTTTTCAGGGCCTCCTCAGCTCTACAGGAAGAGGATAGAGAGTATGCATCTCGTCCATCCAGCAGCTCAGGATCCAGATAAGAGCTTTCATCACGGCCCCCGTCCTGACCCTGCTCTTCTTCCTCGGGGTTGGAGGCGGGGCCGCAGCTGTGGAGGCTAGCAGACGTCCTGCCACGGCCTTTATCTGAAAACACAGAGCACAGGGCCAGAGGCTTAGAGATGGGCTGAGAGGAGCCAGGGTCAGTACCATCAgcatatatacaaaaaaaaggtTGCCGTTACCGGAGCCGCCAGCAGAAACCCGCTCTGGCCCTTTACTGGGTTTCCCAGCTTCCATGCTTTCTCTTTCCCcactttaaacaaaaaaaaaggttagtTGTCCGAGTTATTCAATATGACAGGTTTGCAGTGAGCAAGGTAGAAGGTAAGTGAGAGGTAAATATAcctggactgaggcagggggaTGATGCCGCGGGGTTTGGCCTTCATAACTTCTGCTCGCTGAGTGATCTGCCTCTGCCacctgagggagagagaagaaggtaTACTAACAAGAGCAGAGATAGTTATGCAGCTTGATTTTGTAGCATAATGGTGTAACAGCACTGTTTAAACCGGTGGTCAGCTGATAGGATGCCTGCAAGCTTCCTTCAGGTTTGTTCAACGGCAGCTGTGAAACCAGCCGTGACTTTCAATGTGGCTTAGGAGCTTCTCACCACCTTCCTCAATCTGAGGAATCTCTTTTCAGCTAAGAAACTGTGTGATGTTTCTGTCTAGTGCTGATTTGTTTGTTCAAGTGTATCTATTGAGGCAAACTGTCCtcaggtttaaaaaaaatgctgtatATCAAAATTATTGTCCATGTTATAATTGCATTATACATTATGACAGGTAGAGACAGCATGAGTGCGATACAGCACAAAAGTGAAAGACAGTATGAAAAAGACAGAACAAGAGAGGCAAGAGAGACTAAACAAGAGGAACAAaacgagtgagagagacaaagaatgAGAGTGCAGAAGAGAACAAGAGCGAGACACAGAACGAGGGACAGAACGAGAGCGACAAAGACTGAACACAAGAGACAAAACGAGAGCCCAAGAGAGAATTAGAGTGAGAACAAGAGAGTGACAGAAATAGAATACGAGTGCAagaaagagcaaaagagaaCGCAAGAACGAAAGCAAgatacagaatgagagagaatgcAAGAGCGAAAgaatgagacaaaatgagatAAAACGAGTGTAAGAGCCAGAACAAGAGAGCCAGCAGAGAGAAGCAAGCAAGCAATGAGGGGGACAAGCACTGAATTGAGgaaccagcagtggcagcactTACGTTCTCTGTTCAGACACTGTCTGGGCCATCAGCTCATAGATCTGGGCTCCGTTGTCCGACATGGAGAGCACAAAGAAGGACCTGTTGTCTGTTTGTGGAAAGACAGCATGTTAACTGGTGTCTGCCATTTCTCACTTGATGTATTAAATGTGTGTGGGGTGGAGGTGTTTGCTCACCTGTAGCTACAGAGCGCACCAGCACGGTGCTGAGCTTAATAACAGGGCTGAAGATGTGCTGGGTGTCAACAGTGCCTGCCCGGTTCTTACTGTGGCATTTTAGAATCAGTCTCTCATCCTGCTTCTGCAACAGCACCAATATGTCCTCCAGGAGCAAAGTGTAtaactctatacacacacacacacacacacacacacacacacacacacacacacacacacacacacacacacacacacacacacacacgtcccaGATCATCGCAGAGCCCTTACTGTACATCAGAAAGAATAGTTTGTACACTAAGCATTCATTAGTGTCCTACCAACAGTCTTGTCTTTGTTCAACTTCCAGTTTAATGGACCTTCATGGATCAACTTCCTCTTGGTCAGATCCAGATTCTGAAAAGCAAAAGAGATCAGATTCAATTAGGGTACATTAGGTGatgtgaacaattctgaaagGAAGCATGTACACGACATAACATAGTATGAAATTAAGCTGCagcatattatatacatttcagCTATCATCTTAGCTTGAGGAGTAACATTACTGACCTTAAACTCTGAGATGAGTGGATTCTCACTCTGCTTCAGGGAGGAGAGGTCCAGGCGACGCTGGTAGTCTTCCAGCCGCTGAATTATAtataacacacaaacaaaagatTTTACCGGAGACAACAAGCACATTCATTGCAATGGAAATGTGTCACTACATCACCTAAAAAATAAACACCCcctctaaagaatgcattccgctacttAAATTTACAGAtgcgcaaatgcacacacgcacagcttgtcaaggccctgtagagaagtattgtcaatagaacagatgtatacacacacagacacatacagacacatacagacacatacagacacatacagacacacacctgcacaaagGAATGTTCTGGACTGGCTTAGCAGAGGAGAATGATGTCTGCTATGGCTAGAAACGGCATTAGAGTCACAATTGAGGGTTAACATGAGGTTACGAAGTGCCTTTAGGTTTTTGGTGGATAAGGGGAGACTGGCAGCTCAATCAGGCCAAAGTACTCACCTGCTTATTTTCAGACTCCTTCACTGCCTGGTTAACGTGGTTAAGAATCTTCCGACAGCAATCAGCCGCTCTCCTcaccttgtctttctcctcagCGTCATCTGCAGGCAATCGGGTGGGCAACCGGTcagcacgtacacacacacacacacacacacacacacacacacacacacacacacacacacacacacacacacacacacacacacacacactaaatatgGTATCCAAGAAAAAACAGGCCAGCCAAACTGCTCATATTTCCCTAGTGCATGAACAGACTGCTACAACAGAGTCCATTCCTGGGCTAAGACAAATAAGAGGGCATTAGTGCCTCTTAATTGCAGGTTATTTTTATACTCATTGTAGTTCTTTCAGAATGTCAAGTGGGCCAACATTTAAGTGACAGAATTTAAATGCTCTGTAACGCTCTTCCCAATTGTGTATTAGGCCCTTTCAAAAAAATTCTGAATTGCTAATCCCCGTTTAAGCAGAGTCCCACTGTATTTAGTTAGCAGTTGGCTAACAGCCAGTGCTGGTCCCATGAAAATGCCTTCAGTATTGAGAGCTGGGGTGGAAGTGGCTGAGCCTGTGTGGGCGCCCGTTCGGGCCGAAACGGGACGGGAGCGTCCTCTGGCAGCCCTTGCTGAGTCTGCCACAGCGGGGAACGTGGGCAAGAACAGCACAGCAGCAGGCCAGAGGAAGGACAGAGCCATCGGTGACGCTGATCTCACCACGTCACACCATCGGCAGACCACTCAGACGTGCACAGGACATTAGACTGATCCTGTAGTTGTAGATGCTCTACAGCAACAGCAAGCACTTGGTGGAATCACTAACAACGTGTGAGGGTGTACTACCACCATCAGTGCACATCTGAGTTAGAACAAGTGTGAGAGTAGGGGTGTTAGCAGGCTCACACTGAAAAATGAAATCAGCCCTGGACTTTTGTCTAGACCAGTCCACTACTATATGCCACATAGGTGGTGGTAGGTGTAGTGTTGTGAACAGGGACTGCCacggattttgggccccatgaaaagatattacactgggtccCAGAAGTCTAACAATTACGTCAAAATACTTCATTAATATACAATAGCTTAGTCGTTAGACACATGTCaataaatgtgcagaaaatgtcGGTCACACAAATGACTGACTCACTGTGTAAATCGCACACAGGTTTGCACATCCGTATGTCTTGTTCTAGTATCTGGTAACACATTAACAGTATTTCAGTGAAGTAGCAGTCTTAAAGCTCTGAAAACACTTGGGTAAATATCTTGATGTGACAATGCAGTACTTACAGTGAGTAGATTTACTGTTGACATTTTGCATCAAGTAGACTTAACAGGTCACTTTCATAATGttaaacctaacccagccttacccaaacCCAACATTAACCCtggccctgatcctaatcctaaactcaaCCCAGAACCTAACCCTAATTATAATCCTGGCCATAATCCTGGCCCTAACACTCAACCCAAACCTTATCCTAACACTAACCACAACCCCGATCCCTTGCTCTCAACCTAATCCAGTgaagctccagttccagactggcaTCACCAGCTTGTTAAGGATgttgagatggtctgtattagacctgTCAGGTGATCAGGGATTTCTCAGGCaaacatctacagatctgaacttgaAAACTcctactgaattcagctgtgCATTTACTTTATTTGAAGTCTTCAGTAAATTTCTCTTGATGAATGTTCTGTTGCTGCTACCTCACAAATATGTTGTTGATGTTACTGAGAGTcttagaaatgtttatttcagcTACCTAAAAATGGAATATTGCAAATAAAAATGTCACCTAgtatcttattttttttataatttttttatgtataaacacaaaaacacacacacacacacacacacacacactccctaacATGTCTTGGTTGCCAAATAAGTGCTTTAAATAACTATGAAATGAACATCAATATAAGCGCGTAACCTTGTGTATGTCTATGCAATAGATAATCAGATGAGAATAGTAGTAAGAATGCATGTGTATGTGAGACAGCTACAAGTACCAGTGTACTTGGCGATGTTCTCCAGTAGTAGTGGGTACTTGGTGAGCCTCTGCATCTCGGCTGGAATGATGTCCTTCAGCTGCAGCCTCCGACACAACCGATTACTCTCCGCCTCCTGCGGACAGAACACACACAATGGCCCAAATGGGCCACTCAGGACAGTGCATGCTAATGGATGACAGAACCCCACGTTGAGCCACGTCACACCTCCTGCTCTGCAGAGCGCCTCTGGCATCTCATATCAAAACTTGAACATGCTTTTTGTCCTTCACTCAAGGAGGACTTCTGAAAATACGTCTCAGCGATGTCTTTGCATTTGGGTAGTTGGCAAACGATCAAAGCAGCACCAGAGGTTATATTCTCAAAGACTTTAGGAAAATAAGGGTCCCCTGTTTCGGTGGCTAAATGTCCTGGTTAGTAAGGCGCCTCTGAGTGCTTACATTGGTAAAATGCTTAGAACTATGAAACAGTCACTTGAGATGTCATTGTGTCCTGCACAGATTAACGCTGTGCTTTTctctataaaaataaattgtgATTTTTGGAAAGCAACTCATTCTGGATGTAGAACACGACAGATGGTATAGTGCTCGGTCTACTGGCCAGCATCAGATTCATGGAGTCAAAACTAATAAACTGAAAGAGAAGAATGCATCTTCTGCACCCCGCAGAGAAGAATGGAATTTGTTCTATATCCACCAAATAAAGAACATTAGAAACAGCTGAAGAGAGTACAGAAGAAATGTTTCCTATACTCAGTCATGGTCAAAACAGTGTAGGTGGTTTCAGTTTGACATATAAAAGAGCTCCATGCTGTCCATATGTACCCTTAGCTTCAACATCGTAACGCGACCGGATTCTTCCACTCCACTGGCTTGTTTATTACAGCATACCAAGCTGGAACTGGAATCAGATTTAGGGTCGGACAGACTTCTCCTCACCTGCATGAAGGTGGTGAAACGCTGGTCCTTCTTTTGCCGGCTCTTAATTAGCTCCAGAGCGAAGGGCTGGTTGCTGCAGAAGGTGCCCACAGCTCGCTtcatcttctcctcctctcctccgctGAACTAGAATGGTATAATGTGGaataaaaaaagactaaatAAGTTCCACACCATCCTGTGACTTATTAGGTGCGTTTTGAACGTCCAAGTTGCGAAACTGCAGAGATCTAATGAAATAATGTCAGATCTGTACAGTGGAATGTGTACAAGCTAGCAATCTTGATCCTAAATGTGTCCAACACATGCctaaaacatagataaataataACTGCATGTATTCATGTCATTTCTCAATGAAATATATCCAAAAACTGTTTCTTAGAATAATTCATACACCCATCCAGTTGACAGAGCTCATGCAACCCAGTTCACCCTGCTCCCCTCTCCTCCAGAATATGGAGAGCTGGGACAGTTACCACTCACTCATGTACTGCATCAAAAACTGCCAAACACTCGTCAAAATGCCACTTACCCAAGACAGCAAATCATCTCCAATTTGGTCAACGACTGACGACTCGTTCTTCTTGCGTATCGCTGCCATCTGCTCTGATATTGTCACTGCAATTTAGTACAACAGATTCAATGGAATGATTAGTCTCAATGGGTATAGACTACAGCCATGTGGGTAGGAGTGCAACAAGCATGCATACCGTGGAGCTGGATGATCTCCTCCAGGTTGGTGAAGATGTTTTTGATGTCAGCAGGGGGCAGTATATTGTCTCGGGACAGTTTCTGGTAGAAGACGTTATCCAGGACTTTCAGCATGCGTACATGCGCACGCTCGGTGTAGAACAGCTCTGCAGAGATCGATTTATAATATAAGCAAACACATTTCTTCCCATTCTGAAAGTCTAGTACTTTTACAAAACTTATATGCCAAAGAAACTTAACTTTAATTTGGAGTGTTCTGCCAGTATACAGTAATGTACCAAATAATACCAAATAAGAAAAACACACCCAACATCTTGAACCCTAAGTGCAGATTTTTATTAATcttaaaacattagaataaaaattgaatattaataataataaaataaataattatattatataataataactttttaTTTAGCAAATGCAAATGCTAAAGTAATAAAACAATGCTTGCCCACCCTCTGCTACAGTACCAGGCTCTATTCTTTAGTAtagactttccactagattaGATTCTGGAACACTGCTATTGCACAGGCCAATGCCTGGGGGATCGTCATACCGATTTAGCCAATGCTTTGCACGGATCAGGTTGACCTAAGCtttatattgttgctgttcaGCAAAAATCTTGtaactaactttttttttgctgttgacTTTTTGAcctcatttacacctggtcacttcaggtATCAGTATCTGGATCCCATCACAATAAGATTTtcgccacatgcatttacacttggaaGTCAAATGTGTCTCTAGTTAGTCACGACTAAAATCTGGCTGCTGTGGGAGACCGAATATGCAAATTCCCTTGTTTCGCAGCAATTACTGTTGGTGTTggagttgtactgggaggggtttcgttCTTCCAGTGCGTCTGCACTATTAACATGCGGATGAAATGCGTCTCAGATCACCTCTTGAAGTGATTTGAGGAATTTGaaatctggtttaaatgagtcttgggtgtgtttacacctgcaTTTTTAAGTGTCTCTGCCTTATCAAGATATGCTAATACTCAAGATAAATGAAGTGACCAGAAGTAAACAAGGTACTTAAATGTGAccattctttacattgtgccaaAATTTCAAGGAgaacagaccaacagaaatggaatattaaaagttaagaaggtttttgcatgacagttaCAATATGCAGCTCCTTCATAGCACCCCAGCCCTTTTCTGTGGTGATTGTACAAGCGGTGTGTGCATTTAACAACCCgcgtcagcagcaatgggtacGACTTAACGCAGCCGAATTCACTAACAATCAGAGAGACCAGTAGGAGAATTTAATATATGCATTAGCTTCATGCAAAATGCCAACTAATCACTTCCGATTCACTGAGAGGgtaaattatttaaaacaatGAAGTAAAACTAATTAGTCATGATGAAGCCTGAATAAAAAGTAACTTTCAGAACGTTTTCAGTgtcttttcagtgttttctgcACAAATTGTCATGTCTTAATTTTCTGTTGTGAGAAGCTACCGTTAATGACTTCCTGTCTCTTGATCTCGTGAGGAGTCAGTCCAGCCAGAACCTCACGCCCCACCAGCTGCTGCCAGTTCGGAGGATCCACATCAGAGTACACGCCACCACCGCCATCGTCCTCACTCAGCACCTCCTCCAGCCTGAGAGAGAAGAGCGAAGAAAGAAAGCAGAAGGAGATGGGACATTAGAGAAGATAAAAGAGGGACGCAGCATGAGAGAAGATGATGAATCACAGACCATGAACTAATGATTTGTTTATTGAGTATTGGACAGGCTCGGTGTTGGCGGGTGGAAGATGAAACACTGAAATAGAGAAGAAAAGAGCAGGCAACAGCCAGTACCTCCTGCTCAGCTTAGGCGTGCCCACATCCAGGAGtctagaaaaaaaacagtacagatCTATTCATTCCTCTCACACAGTCAGTTTCAAATTCCAAATTCTCCCTcttacacgcacacacgcacacacacacacacacacacacgcacacacacacacacacacacacacacacacacacacacacacacacaggtttctgcagTTTAAACAAACAACGAAGAATCAATTTTAGTGCAGCACAGGCTGGTGCAAATTCATAGTGGCATTAAATTAACATCAGACATGAGTGAGCAAAGACTTGACTGCTGAGCTGGAGCAGAGCAAGGATCCTGGTGATGTACctgtctccatctctctcctcttccaGTTGTTCCAGGGTGTAGGGTTGGTAATCACAGGGAGGGTAAGAGCCATCTAGTCCCTCTCCAGTCGGCACACCTTCACTGTGTCGTGGGACCACGGAGGATGGGCTTCCACctggagaaaacacacacacacgcacgcgcacacacacacaaaactgctTAGGACACTCATTCAAAGAGTGACCAGCTGCTTACACACTTGGATGTAGAACAGTAGCTCCCAACCTTGGTCCTGGAGTATCTCTGCTCTGCTCAAACACATGCAATCCATCTAATCAGCTTATTAACAAAAccttcctgagttgaagtgGACATGTTACAGAATAGAAAACACAATAGTTTGCaataaacgagcaggtgtccacatagtGCACCACGCATTTTAAGCTCATGATGTTATAAAGCTGTGGTTCTCAATCTTCTTATTTTGAGAATGGCTTTTCCATAAAATCCCCCTGGCCAAAGAGGTCTCTTTCCAGGCCAGTTAAACAAGTGTCTGCATGAATGAAAGAAGCGTGAGAAGATACGGTCTTCAGTAAGTGCAGATTGCTGCAGTGTGAAATATTATCCATACGGCTTGTTTCACTACCTTACAtgtgtagaaatgctacatGATTTTTAGCTCACTACGCTACTGCACGTCTGTAGCTGGCTTGTCAGAAAAAGTCTTGCAATATTTGGATGCCTGCAAATATTCCTATTTACCTAAACACTTAAAGAACTGGCCTGAATGAGCCACTGCAGTGGTAGTCTCAAAAATTTAAGCCCTAGCAGAGAGTGAAACAATTCCAAAACATGTCATCAAATTGTTAGATTCATGCTTTACCTATTTTAGCCTGCTAGCACCAGTCTGAAGACTGATACATGGACCTGATCTTAACAGATCTTATGAGAGTAAGTAAACAAAACGATGCCGAGCAGTGGGTCTGCTTGAACATCAGTGCCTACAATCTATAGGTAAAGGTGATGAACTGGGATGATTATGGTGATTTGCATTAAGAGGTACAGTACTTACCATAGTCTGGGTCTCTTAAAGCAGTGTCTGAGGATGGGCTGTAGAGGGTGCTGCACGGAGATGCAGCATTGAAAGCAGGGTTCTGGGTGAGGTCTGATCCCTCACTTGACTGGCTGCCCCGCAAGCGCACGCCATCTACTGGCTCGCACGTACCAATCACCGGCTGGGACAGCTGCTTCTGCGGCCTCTGCTTGTTACCATCTACAGAGCGACCagcttctcacacacacacacacacacacacacacacacacacacacacacacacacactaattattgtaaataattttTACCTTTTGTAAAACATATTTTACTGCCCGTTTAATACAGTCCATATATAGAAACTAAGCTTTAAAGGCTGGGTAAGAGGGTACCTGATTTTATTTaagtgaaaatgttttttttatgattgtATGGGCGattttttatgtcattttttatTGTAAGGTAAACAGGCAAACTGTCCCGTGGTGTGACCGTAATAAGTGAACTGTCATTTGACATTTCTAAAATTAATTAGTAACACCTGGAACTGTTTATAAATACCATTGGCatcatatacatttatttaaccaATATAT
The sequence above is drawn from the Salminus brasiliensis chromosome 11, fSalBra1.hap2, whole genome shotgun sequence genome and encodes:
- the arhgef12a gene encoding rho guanine nucleotide exchange factor 12 isoform X2, whose protein sequence is MSDTQPPVPERTSSILSKDHPPDKRPKSDKPAVHDSTFDTTVLLQKSGCAVADGTPESCGLVQRCVIIQKDENGFGLTVSGDNPVFVQLVKEDGAAMRAGVQTGDRIIKVNGTLVTHSNHVEVVKLIKSGSYVALTVLGRPPGLPQIPLSEVNLNLGPLEDHGASSVTSPHSPRHSTGSREYNASKRASSPLATWEENHIAHNLKIDTLQRMLIKERLELQEMKEEYSRNPTPKLLRDIQEAKKHIPLLQDQLSRATKDGLHTGDSEDGGVLDVDQANSDGFWNSVLRSYHPASPESLCRRDSSSPKSTPRDSLNSCPSPETEDTSDLDSHLHSTVGTPSYRLTSQIIGAEDDYFDSDQEQVNGQCSCFQSIEQLKSRPAHLATFLHHVISQFDPAPVLCYLYADLYKQTNSKETRRIFLDFLTFFIDRGANLKVAVPESISSELERRRPELIPEDLHRQYVQTMQDTLLPEVQRILEDFRQKRSMGLTLADGELAHLDMEQVRDSPALERERSCAENILSKIDDVLLTSLATEEEKCTTVQYVILTYMKQLGVRSKEQRNLESKRVRINFLPKIKKISKPEKEGEEKVKKPRFAILGPPRWPSRVDAPSAGRSVDGNKQRPQKQLSQPVIGTCEPVDGVRLRGSQSSEGSDLTQNPAFNAASPCSTLYSPSSDTALRDPDYGGSPSSVVPRHSEGVPTGEGLDGSYPPCDYQPYTLEQLEEERDGDRLLDVGTPKLSRRLEEVLSEDDGGGGVYSDVDPPNWQQLVGREVLAGLTPHEIKRQEVINELFYTERAHVRMLKVLDNVFYQKLSRDNILPPADIKNIFTNLEEIIQLHVTISEQMAAIRKKNESSVVDQIGDDLLSWFSGGEEEKMKRAVGTFCSNQPFALELIKSRQKKDQRFTTFMQEAESNRLCRRLQLKDIIPAEMQRLTKYPLLLENIAKYTDDAEEKDKVRRAADCCRKILNHVNQAVKESENKQRLEDYQRRLDLSSLKQSENPLISEFKNLDLTKRKLIHEGPLNWKLNKDKTVELYTLLLEDILVLLQKQDERLILKCHSKNRAGTVDTQHIFSPVIKLSTVLVRSVATDNRSFFVLSMSDNGAQIYELMAQTVSEQRTWQRQITQRAEVMKAKPRGIIPLPQSSGERESMEAGKPSKGPERVSAGGSDKGRGRTSASLHSCGPASNPEEEEQGQDGGRDESSYLDPELLDGRDAYSLSSSCRAEEALKTLAALKQVLLTQLMAHDDGERLGRPPGGRLLRTTSLRTPVEHSSGRSACRAQDAALGDTGFYEGSEDCAGYLVLEGYGGSRESSTDDDVHVGGMELGLSQSCAADSGISLRFSSASVESTCRLSRQVLTHLRALQANLNHLKEVESRYYSLLRQRQTGLSGDTGESKDKK